From the genome of Candidatus Brocadiaceae bacterium:
GCCCCCGCCGTCAGCCGCCCGAGCACCATGAAGACGTGGTCCGCCACCGACTCGGCATTTGAGCCCGGCGCCGACAACACCGTGATCGGCGTCCGCCGCGTCGCGTTCGCCCGCTCGATGTAGGCCATGTCCACGTGGTCAGTGCCGATCGTCGCCGTCGCGATGACGCGCGCCGACGCCGCACGGTCCACCACCGCCGGCGTGACCCCCGTCACGCTCCGAATCGCCAGCACGTCGAACCCGTCCAACCCGGGAAGCCGCTCGTCCACGTCCCGGCCGGCCACCATCGTCACCTCGCCCAGGGAGCCGAACAACTCCCGGGCCAGCGGTATGTTCTCGTCCACAAGTATCCTCATGCGCGCACATCGCTCCCCTGCCGATGGAAGACCCCATCCTAACCCGTCACCCCGCGCCCCACAAGCGCCCCCGCACGCCGCTCGAAGGGCACGCGGGGCTGCCCGTCGGGGCGCGCACGACACCGGCGGACACGGCGCCGCTTTGACGGCCCCCCGGCCGCGCCCCTATAATGCCGCCCAGTGGCCGCACGACGCACCCCACCTCCGCCACCGGAGAACGACCGTGGACGCCGAAGTGAAGCTCGCCATCATCGGAGTCGGACAGATCGGCAAACGCCACCTGGCCAGGTACCAGGAGGTCCCCGGCGCACGCGTCGTGGCCATCTGCGACGTCAACGAGACGGAACTCCGGCGTGTGGCCGAACAGAACGCCATCCCGCACGCCACGACGAACCCGGCGGACCTGCTGGCCATCGACGAGATCGCGGCCGTGGACGTCTGCCTGCACAACAACCTGCACGCCCCCGTCAGCATCGCGGCCATGGAAGCGGGCAAGCACGTCTACTGCGAGAAGCCGCTGGCCGGCTCCTATGCCGACGCCCGGGCGATGGTGGACTGCTCGCGCCGGCTCGGCCGCATGCTGTCCATGCAGCTCGGCAGCGTCTTCAGCAGCGCGACGACCGCCGCGCGCCTGCTGATCGAGGAGGGCCGCCTCGGCCGGCCCTACTACGCCAAGAGCAGCTTCTACCGTCGGCGCGGCCGCCCCTTCGTCGACGGCTACGGCTCGGCCTCGTTCGTCAGCCGCCGGGTGGCCGCCGGCGGCGCTCTCTTCGACATGGGCGTCTACCACATCGGCCAGATCCTCTACCTGCTGGACAACCCGGACGTGCTCACCATCGACGGGGCCACCCACCAGGAGATCGACATGTATGAGGACCGCCGTCGCGCCTCGGGGTTCGATGTCGAGGAACTCGCCGTCGCCCTGGTGCGCCTGGCCGGCGGCATCACCTTCTTCATCGAGGAGGCATGGGCCATCCACCTGGCGGGTACCGACGGCAGCAAGCTGGTCGGCACGCGCGGGGGCGTCAGCCTGGCCCCCTTCGCCTACCACACGACGATGGCGGACATGGAGATGGACGGCGCGTTCGAACTGGCTGCCGCCGAGAAGCGGCGCCTGAGCTGCCTGCCCGAGGCCGCCGCCTTCGCGAGCCCCCAGCACCACTGGGTGGCGGCCCTCCAGGGCCGCGTGCCTCTCCTGCCCACCGCCGAGATCGGCCTCAACACCATGCTGATCAGTGAGGGCATCTACCGGTCCCAGCAGATGGGCCGCAGCGTCACCGCGTCCGAGGTGGCCGAGGCGTC
Proteins encoded in this window:
- a CDS encoding Gfo/Idh/MocA family oxidoreductase, whose amino-acid sequence is MRAHRSPADGRPHPNPSPRAPQAPPHAARRARGAARRGAHDTGGHGAALTAPRPRPYNAAQWPHDAPHLRHRRTTVDAEVKLAIIGVGQIGKRHLARYQEVPGARVVAICDVNETELRRVAEQNAIPHATTNPADLLAIDEIAAVDVCLHNNLHAPVSIAAMEAGKHVYCEKPLAGSYADARAMVDCSRRLGRMLSMQLGSVFSSATTAARLLIEEGRLGRPYYAKSSFYRRRGRPFVDGYGSASFVSRRVAAGGALFDMGVYHIGQILYLLDNPDVLTIDGATHQEIDMYEDRRRASGFDVEELAVALVRLAGGITFFIEEAWAIHLAGTDGSKLVGTRGGVSLAPFAYHTTMADMEMDGAFELAAAEKRRLSCLPEAAAFASPQHHWVAALQGRVPLLPTAEIGLNTMLISEGIYRSQQMGRSVTASEVAEASVATALPL